In Columba livia isolate bColLiv1 breed racing homer chromosome 16, bColLiv1.pat.W.v2, whole genome shotgun sequence, the DNA window TTGGTGCATGAGTGCAGTTTGGGTGATGTTATTTGATGGAGGAGAAACAATTAGGATAGAAACAAGTGTGTATTTTCCTGCATCTCCAAAAGGCACTAGCAGGAGGCAGCGGGAAAAACGTGAAAGCAACAGCTCAGTGTCAGAGCCGCAGGGGGTTCCACGGGCTTCAGGCAGAGCAGAAGAGTCAGAAATAATATTACTAGGTAGAAGAACTGCTAACAAACTTATAGTtgtggttttaaatattttgtttgaaaatgatGCGTATGATTCCCTTTGCAGTGCAACTGAATACAAACACTTAGCAAATGATGAAACGGTGCTAGACACTTGGGAAAGGGGGTGTCAGTGCTAGGGATTTGATGTTACTTATTTCTACACAGGAAAAAACTCTTGTTATTTTAGTGGTAATGAGGAAGACCTGTTTGAATGTGTcaatataataaataatttgaaaggggaaaaaaaaaaagcccgaatgaaatgctgtttgtaaatTTCCAGAACATTCAAAATACTCCTGGAGTAAGTGCCTTAACTTGTCTGACTATCCTTTTTCTTggacatttttaaattacagggTCTTTTTCACTTGCTCGTTTATAGAGCAGGGTATTTCATTACCTTCATGCATTTAATAGCACCACAAAGCTCCTAAAATGTAAGTTATGTGGGTAATACACGATTACGAATGAAGGATTCTGgaattgtttttccttctgagacTGGTATAAAATTGGTGCATCCGTGTCCATggtttttctgtctgtatttgCATCTTTCTGACAAAAACTAATCACTGCACAGGTTTCTTCCTGAACAAGAAATCTGTAATCCTAATGAAGAGACAAATTGGAATACAGCAGTAATTTAAACATCGTTCTTTAAATTGCAGCAACTCTACACTGGCTCTCCTGAACTGTGGCAGGCAAAGTTTAAGGACGGGGATTAGCTGATTCATGCCTGGTAGAGCTCTGTCTCCAAAACTGGACtataatttaaacaaatataaataccTTTAGTACATGTTATCTTTCAATCTACCCTGCCTTCCAGCCCCCACAAACTGACCTTctgtggggaggaaggagggagggagggaaggagagacggagagagggaaagagagaaagagaggaaagagaggaagaaagagagaaagaaagaaaagaaagagaggaagaaagaaagagagaggaagaaagaaagagaggaagaaagaaagagatgaagaaagaaagagacgaagaaagagagaaagagagaaagaaagagagaaagagaaagagagaaagagagagagagaaagaacgaaagaaagaacgaaagaaagaatgaaagaaagagagaaagaaagagagaaagaaaaatgtatctgAGGACATCTTCAGTCCCCAAGCAATTCCACCCTCAGCAGCACTGGGTTCTGACTGGGAACGCTGCTTTTAAGTTTGGGTAACATTACATGGCCTAcagcacaagaagaaaataggatCTAACGATGTGGATAAGTTTCGTAACTAGAAGAATAGTAGAACAAACAGCCACAGGAGGCTGGAGTAATCATCGTCACGAGGGACAGTCAAGACAAGATCTAAAGTCTATCTTGCCTGCAAGAACTTGAGTCATGCTGGTGCAGGAGCTAGCTCACCCAAGAAAATCTATTCTTAGGGTCTCATAAAAACAACTTAACTGCACTGtacaaattaaaaagcagatgGGTGAAATCTGTAGCAGGACTAACACTCCGCTACTTACTGCTTCCCAGCTCCTGGCAGGAGCTACGGAGGCACTGCGGGAACAGGGAGCGCGTAACCCATTTCATAAGAGCTCTGGGAGATTCCCCTGCAAGAGGCTATGAGCTTCAGTGTCTAAAAAGCAGAACGCttcttaaagaagaaaacacactttGCTTAAAGAAACACTAGAAATAAGCAACAAATTGAATATTTGTCCTTCTGCAATCTGTTTGTATTGGAATGTACAGCAGCAAATTCAAGTCCACTATCTTAATACTGAAAACCCTTCCTGTGTTCAGCTGTCAAACAGAGCATAGATGATTAAGGAGTTTCTCTTCTGGGGCACCAGGAATCTGGATCTGAAAACTTAACACTTCAATTTGGCCCGAGAGGAATATGGAAAATGCTGAGTAAGAGCCGATCATTTGCCCAACTGCTCCACGTAACCAGCTTGAGACTGTTCACTTCTCACAGACCGGACACAGCAGCGTCCAGCGGGGACAGGACCCGGCCCGACCGGCGTGTTCCATGGCaggcagagccccagctccgTCAAAAACAAAGCTATGGCCTCTACaaactcctcctcctctgccaccCCCCCGGATCTGGTTTGTGCCCCCaacaaacacacatgcacacagaaacaaacaccTCTCAGCAGAGAAACTCTGACTGCAGCTTTAGAGAAATGTCTCAAGGCAAAGATAAGGGAGTTGTTCACATGCCTCTCACCTGGCCGGGTTTCATGAGAGCTTCCTGAGCAATGACCAAAATTACCGACATCCGACAGAAATGCTACTTTCTCATGTTTATTCCTGTAAACTACAAACATAAGAAATGCTGAATCATAACTTAGAGAATAGAAACTCGGTAAAGAAAAACACTCATTTCAGGCTTCCtcccttattttttcttcctccctccaaCTTCAGACGTGGCGTTACTTGCCAAAGATTGGTCATGGTTTGGATAGCACATCTCGCTCTACACGTTCGGAACAGCAAGaagtgcaaaaaaaaccccaaaacaaacacctcCTCCCCAACAACACCCAAGCGGCAGCTAAAGCAAGTGATTAGAGGAAATACAATGAGGCAACAAGAACTGGCTAAagcttccagctctgctctttGCTGGGTTTCtcttgggggttttgtttttgtttttgtttttcctttctctgagtCACAGAGAAAGTTCAAGAGACCAATAGAAATCCTGATCCCTGATCACAGCGTTGAGCCAGATTCAGCTAAAAGTTCAACCCTGCATGTAATCTAACTTTAAACAtgccttcaaaacaaaacaagctgcTTTTTTTAACCTAGTCATAAAGTTTATTAAAATTGTTCATTAATGCTTCAAATGTAGCAAGAATGCATAGATCCcaaaatatacatatgtattttcttATAGAAATAGATTAttctttataataaaaaaaaaactgtaggaaCATCTTTAACAGATTACTCAATTCATGACTGACAGTTACACGAGATTGCATCATGTACACAGCATTCCCAGCCATGCTTAAAGGATTGCATCACTTCGCCCTTGCTCTCCTCTCGCTCTTTTAAATAACCCAGCGCCCAGCAGCCTGCGGAGCCCGCCCGGGGCCCCCGGGACAGCCCCCGgtcgcagccccggccccgctgggGTCCCCGCGCGGCGGAGGGACCTTCCGCCAACATGTAaataaagaccaaaaaaaaaaccaaaccaacaacaaaaagtaaaaaccaaaccaaccaacccgtCCCCGGGCTCCCCCCGCGCCCCGGCCCGACAGAAGCGCTGAGCAGCGCGGGGACCGGCGGCTCCGCCCGGCCGGGGGTCAGCAGCGAGGCGAGGAGGCGAGCAGGGGCTCGGGCAGCTGTTTGAACAAGTTCCTGAGGGTGCTCAGCTCCCGGGAGAGCTGCTCCACCTTCTTCTGCAGCCGCTCGTTCTCGGCCGTCAGTTCCAAGACTTTGTGCTGCGTCTCCAGGTTGCGCATTTTCGCTTTGTCGCGGCTCTTGCGCACCGCGATGTTGTTCCTCTCCCGGCGGAGCTTGTACTCGTCGCTGTGCTTGTCCACGCACTTCTTGGGCTTGTTCTTGCCCGCCGGGGGGGCGGAGtagcccccgccgccgccggcggACTTGGAGGACTCGGAGGGGTTGGGGGTGCCgggggggctggaggaggaCGAGGTGGACAGGTTCCCGCTGCTGCCGCTCGGCACCGACTGATAACCCAGGTAGGAGCGCACGGTGCTGCCGTAGGGTGAGGACATGCCCCCCGGTCCCGGCCCGGCTCCCCCTTCTTCCTTACGGGGCCCTTTGCAAGAGTCCAGGGTCTCGAAGACCGGCTCCACTTTGGTTTCCACGATCTGGGGCGGGAAGCAGCCCGGCAGCCCCCCCGGCTTGTGGCTCTGGCTGGCGCAGGGGTGGCTGTGCCGGGCGAGGCTGATGTAGGTGTAGTCGGGTTTCTTGCTCCCGCCGCTGCCTTTATAGTCCTCGGCGAAGAGATCGGAAAGGAAATCTTGGCCGGCGCCGCTGCTGCAGGGAGGCTCAAAGTTgccccctgctgctgctgcgggagGAGGCGGCTGGGCCGGCGGCTGGGATGCCAAGGGGTCCAGGTAGGGGCTGAAGTCGATGGCTCGCTCGTGGTCCCCTACGGTGAGCTCGGTCATGGAGCGGCCCCCGGCCGCCCGCGGGTGCAGCTTGTTGAGAGCAGCCAGACAGTCCGCCTCGTAATAGAAATTAGCCACTTCCATGGATTTAAAGGCGGGCGGCTGGATGGGGAGGCATGCTGCGTCCCAGGCCACCAGGCGTTGCATGAAAGCAAAGGGGGATGCAGGGAGGAGAAAACGACGCAGGGGCCCCCCCCGGCAGAGGATCAAGCTGCCGCCGTTGCGGTGGGGGGGTCCGGACCCTGCCTCAGtccctggcgctgggcacggccCCGGCTGCGCTGCCCACCTGGGCCGGATCAGCTCCTGCGGCGCCGCGGGGCTTCACCGCTCCGGCTGCTGCGGCGGGAGCTGGCGCGGCTCCTCCGGACCATCTGGTTCTGGGTCCCGTGTCCTAAAGTCTCTGACTTAGGAAAGTTCCTTTCCTCAGTTATTTATAGGGGCGGTGGATCCCATAGCAACAGGCGCGTCACCGCCTGGCCGCCTGCCACGCTGCACGCTCGGTAAGTGCTGGCCCCGGCCCCGGAGGAGGCACCCGGGGCGGGTGTGCCGGTGCGGTGCCCCGCCGAGCCGGCCGCAATAAAGCCGGGCTCTGCCGGGCAGGAGGGCAGCGGGCGGCAGGGCCCGCAGGTGCGGGGCAGCGGGGACGGGGCAGGGGCCGCGCTCAGCCCGGGGGgccgcggggacacgggggacggGGCGGTGCTGCCGCCTGTGTGCCAGCCCGGGCTCCGGCTTCTCACCCGAGAGCGGGACTTTGGTGCTGGGGCTGACGGTGCCGTGCGGAGGTGGGCACGGATCCCGCCTGGGGCACGGATCCCGCCTGGGGCACAGATCCTGCCTGGGGCACGTTTTACCCCTGGGGAAATCGAGGCAGGAGCGATT includes these proteins:
- the CEBPB gene encoding CCAAT/enhancer-binding protein beta — encoded protein: MQRLVAWDAACLPIQPPAFKSMEVANFYYEADCLAALNKLHPRAAGGRSMTELTVGDHERAIDFSPYLDPLASQPPAQPPPPAAAAGGNFEPPCSSGAGQDFLSDLFAEDYKGSGGSKKPDYTYISLARHSHPCASQSHKPGGLPGCFPPQIVETKVEPVFETLDSCKGPRKEEGGAGPGPGGMSSPYGSTVRSYLGYQSVPSGSSGNLSTSSSSSPPGTPNPSESSKSAGGGGGYSAPPAGKNKPKKCVDKHSDEYKLRRERNNIAVRKSRDKAKMRNLETQHKVLELTAENERLQKKVEQLSRELSTLRNLFKQLPEPLLASSPRC